A region from the Arachis ipaensis cultivar K30076 chromosome B01, Araip1.1, whole genome shotgun sequence genome encodes:
- the LOC107645655 gene encoding uncharacterized protein LOC107645655: MECVTSCSMSVLINGSPSKLFKMKRGLRQGDPLSLFLFVLVVDVLHRMLEEAVRNGRLSPLLVGRDHIELSHLQFADDTILFYPPEDETIKNYKRLLRCFEVMSGLSINFEKSSLIPINCDEQWVRRMCSVLGCKQDSLPVKYLGISLGANPSLPVYYLSLYKMPKDVAEKPISLQRRFLWSKEGGRTGMALVKWEVVQAPKRLGGLGVGDAVIRNTALLFKWWWRFSKEECLLWKKVRLPDRGGPWKDICQLQFKNQEVRHKMITGLALEVGDGGRTRFWEDIWISGGSLKDRFPRLFSVSSQRGSLIGDCGFWDRCGVLGYLMLVYYEYARVQ; this comes from the exons ATGGAGTGTGTGACTTCGTGCTCTATGTCAGTGTTGATAAACGGCTCGCCTTCTAAGCTGTTCAAGATGAAAAGGGGCCTGCGACAAGGTGATCCTCTGTCTCTGTTCCTTTTTGTACTTGTTGTGGATGTCTTACATAGAATGCTTGAAGAAGCAGTGAGAAACGGTCGCTTATCACCATTGCTGGTTGGAAGAGATCATATTGAGTTGTCGCATCTACAGTTCGCTGATGATACTATTTTGTTCTACCCTCCCGAGGATGAGACCATTAAGAACTACAAGAGGTTGCTTCGGTGCTTTGAGGTGATGTCAGGATTAAGTATTAATTTCGAGAAGTCGAGTTTAATTCCTATCAACTGTGATGAGCAGTGGGTACGACGCATGTGTAGTGTGTTAGGATGCAAGCAAGACTCCCTTCCAGTTAAATATCTGGGTATCTCATTAGGCGCGAACCCAAG TCTACCGGTTTATTATTTGAGCCTATACAAGATGCCGAAGGATGTTGCAGAGAAACCGATTTCCTTACAAAGAAGATTTTTATGGAGTAAGGAGGGTGGGAGGACTGGTATGGCCTTGGTGAAGTGGGAAGTGGTGCAGGCTCCTAAGAGGTTAGGCGGGTTGGGAGTTGGAGATGCTGTGATACGCAATACTGCCcttctgtttaagtggtggtggcggttctCCAAGGAAGAATGTCTGTTGTGGAAGAAGGTG AGGCTACCTGATCGGGGGGGTCCGTGGAAGGACATTTGTCAACTACAGTTTAAGAATCAAGAAGTTAGACATAAGATGATTACTGGATTGGCTTTGGAGGTGGGTGATGGGGGACGCACTCGATTTTGGGAGGATATCTGGATTAGTGGAGGGTCTTTGAAAGATCGATTCCCAaggctcttctctgtttcaaGCCAAAGAGGATCActgataggggattgtgggttttgggacaG gtgtggtgtacTTGGATATCTCATGTTGGTCTACTATGAATATGCCCGGGTACAGTAA
- the LOC107645644 gene encoding cytochrome P450 71D11-like yields the protein MEVQIYHLLALFSLFLFIIAALKQNNAKKTHKIPNIPPSPWKLPIIGNMLNLVGSAPHRKLRDLAQKYGPLMHLQLGEIFFIVVSSPAYAREILKTHDANFASRPYSLASDVVFYGSTDIAFSPYGEYWRLLRKICTTEILSAKRVQSQLPMKQKEVNNLIKGIASEEGSVINLSQKIISLMFSITSMAAFGKKYNEQEEFIKVVREVLKLAGGFYIGDLFPSAKWIQNLTGMRPKLEDLHRRVDRILQIIIDDHRQSRTDKEVEDLVDVLLKFEGNSSDVDLPLTNNNIKAIIFDVFTGGSDTAATTINWAMAEMMKNPKILKKAESEVREVLDTRVGAKFIDETCIEEMKYLKAVIKETLRLHPAGPLLLPRECGQACEINGYHIPTKSKMVINAWAIATDPNYWTEPERFFPERFIDSSIDFKGNNFEFIPFGAGRRICPGMNYGVASVELILALLLYHFDWKLPSGIKSEDLDMSELFGASVVKKSDLFLIPVVSRSVI from the exons ATGGAAGTTCAGATTTATCACTTGCTAGCCCTTTTCTCTTTGTTCCTCTTCATCATTGCCGCACTCAAACAAAACAATGCCAAGAAAACCCACAAAATTCCAAATATACCCCCATCACCATGGAAGCTACCTATCATAGGAAACATGCTCAACCTTGTTGGTTCTGCACCACATAGAAAACTAAGAGACTTAGCACAAAAATATGGACCTTTAATGCATCTTCAACTTGGTGAAATCTTTTTCATTGTTGTTTCTTCACCAGCGTATGCTAGAGAGATACTGAAAACCCATGATGCGAATTTCGCATCACGGCCGTACTCTCTAGCATCAGATGTGGTGTTCTATGGTTCCACGGACATAGCATTTTCGCCATATGGTGAATACTGGAGACTGCTACGTAAGATATGTACTACCGAAATTTTAAGCGCGAAACGCGTTCAATCACAGTTGCCAATGAAGCAGAAAGAGGTCAACAACCTCATCAAAGGGATTGCTTCCGAGGAAGGATCCGTTATCAATCTTAGTCAAAAAATTATATCATTGATGTTTTCTATTACTTCCATGGCCGCGTTTGGCAAGAAGTACAATGAACAAGAAGAGTTCATTAAAGTTGTTAGAGAGGTTTTGAAGCTGGCTGGAGGTTTTTACATTGGAGACTTGTTTCCATCGGCTAAATGGATTCAGAACCTCACTGGGATGAGGCCTAAGCTTGAGGATTTGCATAGGAGAGTTGATAGGATACTACAGATCATCATCGATGATCATAGACAATCAAGAACTGATAAAGAAGTGGAGGATCTTGTTGATGTTCTGTTGAAATTTGAGGGGAATAGTAGTGATGTGGATCTTCCCTTAACCAACAACAATATCAAGGCTATAATCTTT GATGTCTTCACCGGCGGAAGTGACACAGCAGCAACTACCATTAACTGGGCGATGGCTGAGATGATGAAGAAtccaaaaatattgaagaaagcAGAATCCGAAGTGAGAGAGGTATTAGATACAAGAGTAGGAGCGAAGTTTATTGATGAAACTTGCATTGAAGAAATGAAATACTTGAAAGCAGTTATCAAAGAGACTTTGAGATTACACCCTGCCGGTCCCCTTTTGCTTCCGCGGGAATGCGGACAAGCTTGCGAAATCAATGGATATCACATACCAACCAAAAGCAAGATGGTAATCAATGCATGGGCGATTGCAACAGATCCTAACTACTGGACTGAACCGGAGAGGTTTTTTCCTGAGAGGTTTATTGATAGCTCAATTGATTTCAAAGGAAACAATTTTGAGTTCATTCCGTTTGGTGCTGGACGAAGAATTTGCCCCGGAATGAACTATGGTGTTGCAAGTGTTGAGTTAATTCTTGCATTGCTGTTGTATCACTTTGATTGGAAGCTTCCCAGTGGGATTAAAAGTGAGGATTTGGATATGTCTGAGTTATTTGGAGCATCTGTTGTAAAAAAATCTGACTTGTTCTTGATTCCTGTGGTTTCTCGTTCTGTGATCTAA